In Cytobacillus oceanisediminis, the following proteins share a genomic window:
- a CDS encoding sodium-dependent transporter: MQQNEQWSSKIGFILASAGSAIGLGAIWKLPYVTGTSGGGAFILLFLLFSLLIGFPLLLAEFVIGRSTGKEAISAYKDIAPGTKWHWIGYLGVFTCFLLLSFYSVIGGWILKYIVYGVTGSMNGAGNYEELFGASVSDSVSVVAAQGIFLFITVLVVAKGIQKGIEQVSKIMMPALFLLFIILIARSLTLDNAMEGVSFFLKPDFSNLTSETVLYAMGQSFFSLSVGVSVMVTYSSYLSKNENLMQPAFSVVGMNLFISILAGLAIFPAVFSLGFEPAAGPGLLFIVLPSVFDQILFGRVFLLLFLALFLFATLTSAFSMLEIVVAALTNKKGRGRNRAAWLTGLAIFIVGVPSALSFSSLSDISIFGKTIFDSADFLVSNVLMPVGALFISIFVSYKMKEDLLRNELIQGSKSLNGIFSAWYFLLRYVVPLVIIIVFLDSLQII, translated from the coding sequence ATGCAGCAAAATGAGCAATGGTCATCGAAGATTGGATTTATTTTAGCCTCGGCCGGTTCGGCAATCGGACTTGGAGCTATCTGGAAGCTTCCGTATGTGACGGGAACAAGCGGTGGCGGAGCATTTATATTATTATTTCTGTTATTTTCCCTTTTAATTGGTTTTCCGCTTTTGCTGGCTGAGTTTGTGATCGGCCGCAGCACGGGGAAAGAGGCAATCTCGGCATATAAGGATATTGCTCCGGGAACTAAGTGGCACTGGATTGGCTACCTTGGCGTATTTACCTGTTTTCTGCTTTTATCGTTTTATAGTGTGATAGGCGGGTGGATTCTGAAGTACATTGTTTACGGGGTTACCGGTTCTATGAATGGAGCCGGCAATTACGAAGAGCTATTTGGCGCATCGGTGTCAGACTCTGTGTCTGTTGTAGCGGCACAAGGGATCTTTTTATTCATAACTGTTTTAGTGGTGGCTAAGGGCATCCAGAAGGGTATCGAGCAGGTCAGCAAAATTATGATGCCGGCTTTGTTCCTTTTATTTATTATCTTGATTGCACGATCTCTAACACTGGATAATGCCATGGAAGGCGTCTCATTCTTCTTAAAGCCTGATTTTTCAAATTTAACGTCTGAAACCGTCCTTTATGCGATGGGTCAATCGTTTTTCTCTCTAAGTGTCGGGGTATCGGTTATGGTAACGTACAGTTCTTATCTATCTAAGAATGAAAATTTGATGCAGCCCGCCTTTTCCGTTGTCGGAATGAATTTATTTATCTCGATTCTTGCTGGATTGGCTATTTTCCCGGCCGTTTTCTCACTGGGATTTGAGCCTGCTGCAGGTCCTGGTTTATTGTTCATTGTCCTGCCATCTGTTTTTGATCAGATTCTGTTTGGGCGAGTGTTTTTGCTCTTATTCCTTGCACTGTTTCTATTTGCAACCCTAACTTCCGCTTTTTCAATGCTCGAGATTGTGGTGGCTGCTCTGACGAATAAGAAGGGCAGGGGCAGAAACCGTGCAGCCTGGCTGACAGGATTGGCAATCTTTATCGTGGGAGTCCCATCGGCACTTTCCTTCAGCAGCCTTTCAGATATTTCAATTTTCGGCAAAACGATTTTTGACAGTGCCGATTTTCTTGTCAGCAATGTATTAATGCCGGTAGGGGCACTGTTTATTTCTATTTTTGTTTCATACAAAATGAAGGAAGACCTGCTGAGAAATGAATTGATTCAAGGTTCAAAATCGCTGAATGGGATTTTTTCCGCGTGGTATTTCCTTCTGCGTTATGTGGTGCCTTTGGTTATCATCATTGTATTCCTTGATTCACTGCAGATTATTTAA
- the mce gene encoding methylmalonyl-CoA epimerase, with protein sequence MIQKVDHIGIAVRSLDEALPFYTETLQLEFLGIEEVESQGVKVAFIKAGETKLELLEPTSEKSPIAKFIEKRGEGLHHVALGVDSIQERINQMKEQGIRMLQDEPKIGAGGAQVAFMHPKSTGGILYEFCEKKGLK encoded by the coding sequence ATGATCCAGAAGGTGGACCATATAGGTATTGCTGTCAGGTCTCTTGATGAAGCGCTTCCATTTTATACTGAAACACTGCAGCTAGAATTTCTCGGAATTGAGGAAGTGGAAAGTCAAGGGGTAAAGGTTGCTTTTATTAAAGCAGGGGAAACGAAACTTGAGTTGCTGGAGCCGACAAGTGAAAAAAGCCCAATTGCCAAGTTTATAGAGAAGCGAGGCGAAGGTCTTCATCATGTAGCATTAGGTGTTGACAGCATACAAGAACGCATTAATCAAATGAAGGAACAGGGCATCAGGATGCTGCAGGATGAACCGAAGATAGGTGCTGGCGGTGCCCAGGTAGCCTTTATGCACCCGAAATCAACAGGCGGCATTTTATATGAATTCTGTGAAAAGAAAGGATTGAAATAA
- the rnz gene encoding ribonuclease Z translates to MDVFFLGTGAGIPAKLRNVSSMALKLLDERGCIWLFDCGEATQHQILHTSIKPRRIEKIFITHLHGDHIYGLPGLLSSRSFQGGDTEVTLYGPKGLKEYIEVSLSISGTYLKYPLKVAEISDGTILDEKDFKVEARLLEHGIPSYGYRVTEKDRPGTLLADKLAEAGIKPGPIYKKIKNGENIELEDGSILEAKNFLGPAQKGRIITVLGDTRICDAAIELAAHADLLIHEATFSQGEEKLAYDYFHSTTLQAAKVARKANARKLCLNHISSRYERQDWEQLLKESQTIFPNTVIAEDFKEIHIPLDKGEEN, encoded by the coding sequence ATGGATGTTTTTTTCTTGGGAACGGGTGCAGGAATTCCAGCAAAACTGAGGAATGTATCTTCGATGGCTTTAAAGCTCCTGGATGAAAGAGGGTGCATTTGGCTTTTTGACTGTGGGGAAGCTACTCAGCACCAAATTTTACATACAAGCATTAAACCAAGGAGAATTGAAAAAATCTTTATTACCCATCTTCATGGAGATCATATTTATGGTCTGCCCGGATTGCTGTCCAGCCGCTCTTTTCAGGGCGGTGATACTGAGGTGACTCTCTATGGACCAAAAGGGCTGAAAGAATATATTGAAGTCTCGCTCTCTATCAGCGGCACATACCTGAAATACCCTTTGAAAGTTGCTGAAATCAGTGATGGCACTATATTGGATGAAAAAGACTTTAAGGTGGAAGCGCGCTTGCTCGAGCACGGGATTCCTTCATATGGCTACCGGGTTACTGAAAAGGACCGTCCGGGAACATTGCTCGCGGATAAGCTTGCTGAAGCGGGAATCAAACCGGGTCCAATATATAAGAAAATAAAAAATGGCGAAAACATAGAGCTTGAGGATGGGAGTATTCTGGAAGCAAAGAACTTTCTGGGCCCTGCTCAAAAGGGAAGAATTATCACGGTTCTGGGAGATACCAGAATCTGCGATGCGGCAATAGAATTAGCTGCTCATGCTGATCTATTAATTCATGAGGCAACCTTCTCGCAAGGGGAAGAAAAGCTTGCATACGATTATTTTCATTCGACAACCCTGCAGGCTGCCAAAGTCGCGCGCAAGGCGAATGCAAGGAAACTTTGCCTGAATCATATCAGTTCACGATATGAACGCCAGGATTGGGAACAGCTTTTGAAGGAATCGCAGACAATTTTCCCCAATACGGTAATTGCTGAGGACTTTAAAGAAATTCATATACCGCTTGATAAAGGAGAGGAGAATTAA
- a CDS encoding chemotaxis protein CheW, whose translation MIENNKAVVFRVGNEEYATPIPFVISIEKMEGITPIPHLPRHVRGIVKVRGELIPVVDFEEILYSRTLPDSDSARVIVLQTDELSFAVLVTEAKEILDIPADCLKQPGMIAYQKTNYFTGVANIESRLITIIDPAKLVESLEGIREIKEYMKTQKTTA comes from the coding sequence ATGATTGAAAATAATAAAGCCGTCGTATTCCGGGTTGGAAATGAGGAATATGCCACGCCCATTCCTTTTGTTATATCCATTGAGAAAATGGAAGGCATTACACCGATTCCTCATTTGCCTAGGCATGTAAGAGGAATTGTTAAAGTCAGGGGAGAACTAATTCCCGTTGTTGATTTTGAAGAAATTCTTTACAGCCGGACACTGCCCGATAGCGACTCAGCAAGAGTGATTGTGCTGCAGACAGACGAGCTATCATTCGCAGTGCTAGTGACTGAAGCCAAGGAAATTTTAGATATTCCAGCAGACTGCCTGAAACAGCCAGGTATGATTGCCTATCAAAAAACCAATTATTTTACAGGGGTAGCCAATATCGAAAGTAGGCTGATAACCATAATCGACCCTGCAAAGCTGGTGGAATCCCTGGAAGGAATAAGGGAAATAAAAGAATATATGAAAACGCAGAAAACAACAGCATAG
- a CDS encoding acyl-CoA carboxylase subunit beta: MADIYEKINELYDRRREVELGGGDERIQKQHEKGKLTARERIDLLVDPGTFVELNPFIEHRSTDFGLENQKGPGDGVVTGYGKVNGRPIFLFSQDFTVFGGALGEMHAKKIANVMDLAAENGAPFVGLNDSGGARIQEGVVSLDGYGHIFYRNSIYSGVIPQISVIMGPCAGGAVYSPAITDFVFMVEKTSQMFITGPKVIETVTGEKISPEDLGGARVHNTISGNAHFRGESEEEVIEQVRSLLSYLPQNNEEKPPMSERDEDDDYRPDLTDAIPFDALRPYDVRKVIEQVVDKDTFMEVQRDFAKNIVVGLARIKGETVGLVCNQPKVMAGGLDIDSSDKASRFIRFCDSFNIPLITFEDVTGFFPGVKQEHGGIIRHGAKILYAYSEATVPKLTVILRKAFGGAYVALNSKSIGADLVFAWPNAEVAVMGPQGAANIIFAREIQNSEDPEATRAQKIEEYREKFANPYVAASRGMVDDVIDPRETRIKIIQALEMLRNKKESRPHKKHGNIPL; the protein is encoded by the coding sequence ATGGCAGACATCTATGAGAAAATAAATGAGTTATACGACCGCCGCAGGGAAGTCGAACTGGGCGGCGGGGATGAGCGTATACAAAAACAGCATGAAAAAGGAAAACTGACTGCCCGTGAACGAATCGATTTATTAGTTGACCCGGGCACATTCGTTGAGCTGAATCCATTTATTGAGCACCGCAGCACGGATTTTGGATTGGAAAACCAAAAAGGCCCTGGCGACGGTGTTGTAACTGGTTATGGCAAGGTCAACGGCCGGCCTATCTTCTTATTTTCCCAGGACTTTACTGTTTTTGGCGGCGCCCTGGGGGAAATGCATGCAAAAAAAATTGCCAATGTAATGGATTTGGCGGCTGAAAATGGGGCTCCATTTGTAGGCTTGAATGATTCCGGCGGTGCCAGAATTCAGGAAGGGGTTGTTTCCCTTGATGGATATGGTCATATTTTCTACCGGAATTCCATTTATTCAGGAGTGATTCCGCAGATCTCTGTCATTATGGGGCCTTGTGCAGGCGGAGCGGTTTATTCTCCAGCGATCACGGATTTCGTTTTCATGGTGGAAAAAACGAGCCAGATGTTCATAACAGGCCCAAAAGTAATCGAAACGGTGACTGGGGAGAAAATTTCACCGGAGGATCTGGGCGGTGCCCGTGTGCATAACACAATCAGCGGAAACGCACACTTTAGAGGCGAGTCCGAAGAGGAAGTTATAGAGCAGGTGCGAAGTCTGTTAAGCTACCTACCGCAGAATAATGAGGAAAAACCGCCAATGTCAGAACGTGATGAGGACGATGATTACCGTCCGGATTTGACAGACGCCATTCCTTTTGACGCCCTTCGTCCATATGACGTCCGAAAAGTCATTGAACAGGTAGTGGATAAAGATACTTTTATGGAGGTACAGCGTGACTTTGCTAAAAATATTGTAGTCGGGCTTGCCCGAATCAAGGGTGAGACGGTGGGACTTGTCTGCAATCAGCCGAAGGTAATGGCAGGAGGCCTTGATATTGATTCTTCCGATAAGGCTTCAAGGTTTATCCGGTTCTGTGATTCTTTTAATATTCCGCTTATTACATTTGAGGACGTTACAGGCTTTTTCCCAGGTGTTAAACAGGAGCATGGCGGAATCATCCGGCATGGCGCAAAAATACTCTATGCTTACTCAGAAGCAACGGTGCCAAAGCTTACTGTTATTTTAAGAAAAGCATTCGGAGGAGCCTACGTTGCCCTGAACAGTAAATCTATTGGCGCAGATCTTGTATTTGCTTGGCCGAATGCGGAAGTAGCCGTAATGGGCCCTCAAGGTGCAGCCAACATTATTTTTGCAAGGGAAATCCAGAATAGTGAAGATCCCGAGGCCACCAGGGCACAAAAAATCGAGGAATACAGAGAAAAGTTCGCCAATCCATATGTGGCGGCAAGCCGAGGCATGGTGGATGATGTCATCGATCCGCGCGAGACCAGAATCAAGATCATTCAGGCACTTGAAATGCTGCGCAATAAAAAAGAAAGCAGGCCTCATAAAAAGCATGGAAATATCCCGCTATAA
- the zwf gene encoding glucose-6-phosphate dehydrogenase, translated as MIFGATGDLAKRKLFPSLYRLYKKGRLSERFAVVGIARRPLSNDEFQASVKTSVESAIKDNGELEDFISHFYYHSHDVTDSSSYLALKSMAEKLDAHYSLEGNRIFYLAMAPEFFGTIAEHLKADGLTDVDGFKRLVIEKPFGHDLESAKQLNKQIRKAFSENEIYRIDHYLGKDMVQNIEVIRFANAIFEPLWNNRYISNIQVTSSEVLGVEERGRYYEKSGALRDMVQNHMMQMVALLAMEPPIRLTTDEIRSEKVKVLRAMRPLEGDQVKEYFVRGQYGKGQINGQEVPAYNEEPMVDEQSNTETYVAGKLMIDNFRWAGVPIYIRTGKRMAAKSTKIVIQFKDIPMNLYYQTEQTLNPNLLVIHIQPEEGITLYLNAQKSGQNMEATPVKLNFANKGIDDMNTPEAYERLLYDCMRGDATNFTHWDEVALSWSFVDKISDVWENTKEDGFPNYESGSMGPKEADQLLEKDGFFWWPVTDLDVEQC; from the coding sequence ATGATATTTGGGGCAACGGGGGATTTGGCAAAAAGAAAATTATTTCCCTCACTTTACCGCTTGTACAAAAAAGGAAGGCTGTCTGAACGTTTCGCGGTAGTCGGGATTGCCAGAAGGCCGCTCTCAAATGATGAATTTCAGGCAAGTGTCAAAACCTCTGTTGAGTCAGCTATTAAAGATAATGGAGAACTTGAAGATTTTATTTCTCATTTTTACTACCATTCGCATGATGTGACGGATTCAAGCTCCTATTTGGCATTAAAGAGTATGGCCGAAAAATTGGATGCTCATTATTCCCTTGAAGGCAACCGCATTTTCTACCTTGCCATGGCTCCTGAATTTTTCGGAACCATTGCAGAGCATTTAAAAGCAGATGGCCTGACGGATGTGGACGGCTTTAAGCGTCTTGTCATTGAAAAGCCTTTTGGTCATGATTTGGAATCAGCGAAACAGCTTAATAAGCAAATTCGAAAAGCTTTTTCAGAAAATGAAATATACCGGATTGACCACTACTTAGGGAAAGATATGGTGCAAAATATTGAAGTTATCCGTTTTGCCAATGCCATTTTCGAACCTTTATGGAACAATCGCTACATCTCAAATATCCAGGTTACATCAAGCGAAGTACTGGGTGTAGAAGAACGCGGCCGTTACTATGAAAAAAGCGGCGCTCTTCGTGACATGGTTCAAAACCATATGATGCAAATGGTTGCCCTCCTGGCAATGGAACCGCCAATCCGGCTGACAACGGATGAGATCAGATCTGAAAAAGTGAAGGTTTTAAGAGCCATGCGTCCGCTTGAAGGCGATCAGGTGAAAGAATACTTTGTCCGCGGCCAATATGGAAAAGGCCAAATAAACGGACAGGAAGTCCCAGCTTACAATGAAGAACCGATGGTGGATGAACAATCAAACACCGAAACTTATGTTGCTGGCAAGCTGATGATTGACAATTTCCGCTGGGCAGGTGTGCCAATCTACATTCGCACTGGAAAAAGAATGGCTGCAAAATCAACGAAAATTGTTATCCAGTTCAAGGATATTCCGATGAACTTATATTATCAGACTGAGCAAACGTTAAATCCGAACCTTCTGGTCATCCATATTCAGCCTGAAGAAGGCATTACCCTTTATTTGAATGCACAAAAATCAGGTCAAAACATGGAAGCCACACCAGTAAAATTAAACTTTGCCAACAAAGGCATCGATGACATGAATACGCCTGAGGCTTATGAAAGGCTATTATATGATTGCATGCGCGGAGACGCAACCAACTTTACCCACTGGGATGAAGTGGCCCTTTCCTGGAGCTTTGTCGACAAAATTTCCGACGTATGGGAAAACACTAAAGAAGATGGCTTCCCTAACTACGAATCCGGTTCAATGGGTCCAAAAGAAGCAGACCAGCTGCTTGAAAAAGACGGTTTCTTCTGGTGGCCAGTAACAGACCTTGATGTTGAACAATGCTAA
- a CDS encoding M20/M25/M40 family metallo-hydrolase, with protein MINEERLLNEFLELVQIDSETKYEAQIAKVLKKKFRDLGVEVYEDDTTAQTGHGAGNLICTLQGTKEGTDIIYFTSHMDTVVPGKGIKPSIKDGYVVTDGTTILGADDKAGLAVMLEVVKVLKEQNIAHGTIQFIITVGEESGLVGAKVLDPSLVKAKFGYALDSDGKVGNIIVAAPTQAKVKAAILGKTAHAGVAPEKGISAITMAAKAISRMPLGRIDEETTANIGRFEGGQQTNIVCDHVDILAEARSLIPEKMEQQVAKMKEAFESAAEEMGGKAEVDVQVMYPGFKFGEGDHVVEVARKAAAKIGRSSELLHSGGGSDANVIAGLGIPTVNLAVGYEEIHTTNERMPIEELNKLAEMVIAIIVEV; from the coding sequence ATGATTAATGAGGAACGGTTATTAAACGAATTTCTGGAACTGGTGCAAATTGATTCTGAAACAAAGTATGAAGCTCAAATTGCAAAAGTGCTGAAGAAAAAATTCAGGGATCTTGGGGTTGAGGTATATGAAGACGATACAACTGCACAGACCGGACACGGTGCAGGCAACCTCATCTGCACTCTTCAAGGAACCAAAGAAGGAACAGATATAATTTATTTCACTTCCCACATGGATACGGTTGTTCCTGGAAAAGGAATTAAACCTTCCATCAAGGACGGCTATGTTGTAACCGATGGAACAACGATCCTGGGTGCCGACGACAAGGCAGGACTTGCCGTTATGCTTGAAGTTGTTAAAGTCCTGAAAGAGCAGAATATTGCTCATGGAACTATCCAGTTCATTATCACAGTTGGGGAAGAATCCGGACTGGTCGGAGCGAAGGTTCTCGACCCTTCACTTGTTAAAGCGAAGTTTGGCTACGCACTGGACAGTGACGGCAAAGTCGGAAATATTATCGTTGCCGCCCCGACACAAGCTAAAGTTAAAGCTGCTATTCTAGGGAAAACAGCACATGCCGGTGTAGCCCCTGAGAAAGGCATTTCGGCTATCACTATGGCAGCGAAAGCGATCTCAAGAATGCCGCTGGGCCGTATTGATGAAGAAACAACGGCTAACATTGGCCGTTTTGAAGGCGGACAGCAGACGAATATCGTGTGTGATCATGTTGATATTTTAGCAGAAGCACGTTCATTAATTCCTGAAAAAATGGAACAGCAGGTTGCTAAAATGAAAGAAGCTTTTGAAAGTGCTGCCGAAGAAATGGGGGGCAAAGCTGAAGTGGATGTTCAGGTTATGTACCCTGGCTTTAAATTTGGCGAAGGCGACCATGTCGTTGAAGTAGCCCGCAAAGCGGCTGCAAAGATTGGCCGAAGCTCCGAGCTTCTTCACAGTGGCGGCGGAAGTGATGCGAACGTTATTGCCGGTTTAGGCATACCAACAGTCAACCTTGCTGTTGGCTACGAAGAAATTCATACAACCAATGAGCGCATGCCTATTGAAGAATTAAATAAACTGGCTGAAATGGTCATTGCCATTATCGTAGAAGTCTAA
- a CDS encoding histidine phosphatase family protein, whose translation MKTFYIVRHAKAEGQPFSAKLTESGREQALKLIDFFKGKEINRIYSSPFVRAIETIRPLAQSRNLEIVEESRLGERVLSSILFDDWQEKLKQSFSDFDLVFEGGESHSSGMERAASLLGELIASNENHFVLVSHGNLSTLLLRYFDENAGFEHLMKMSNPDVFEIKADSDGAVWRRIWNEK comes from the coding sequence TTGAAAACTTTCTATATCGTGCGCCATGCAAAGGCTGAGGGCCAGCCTTTTTCCGCCAAATTGACAGAAAGCGGAAGGGAACAGGCATTAAAACTAATTGATTTCTTTAAAGGAAAGGAAATTAATCGCATATACTCAAGCCCTTTTGTGCGGGCGATTGAAACTATTCGGCCGCTTGCACAGTCGAGAAATCTTGAGATTGTTGAGGAAAGCCGTTTGGGGGAAAGGGTGCTAAGCTCTATTCTTTTTGATGATTGGCAGGAGAAGCTTAAGCAGAGCTTTTCCGATTTTGATCTGGTTTTCGAAGGTGGAGAATCCCATTCGTCAGGTATGGAACGAGCTGCTTCCCTGCTGGGTGAATTAATTGCTTCTAATGAAAATCATTTCGTTCTGGTCAGCCATGGCAATTTATCCACTTTGCTGCTGCGCTATTTCGATGAAAATGCAGGCTTTGAGCATCTTATGAAGATGAGCAACCCGGATGTTTTCGAAATTAAGGCAGATAGCGATGGTGCGGTTTGGAGGCGGATTTGGAACGAAAAGTAA
- the gndA gene encoding NADP-dependent phosphogluconate dehydrogenase, translated as MMKSQFGVIGLAVMGKNLAMNIESRGYSVSVFNRSREKTDEMLREVEGRNFKGTYTLEEFVDSLEKPRKIMLMVKAGGPTDATIEQLKPLLDKGDILIDGGNTFFVDTQRRNKELSELGIHFIGTGVSGGEEGALKGPSIMPGGQKEAYELVAPIFQDIAAKVSGEACTTYIGPDGAGHYVKMVHNGIEYGDMQLISESYFLLKNVLGLTAEELHEVFADWNKGELDSYLIEITADIFTKKDDETGKPLVDVILDTAGQKGTGKWTSQSALDLGVPLPIITESVFARFISAMKEERVNASKVLRGPAASEFTGDKKAFIESVRKALYMSKICSYAQGFAQMRAASEEYGWDLKYGDIAMIFRGGCIIRAQFLQKIKEAYDREPGLKNLLLDPYFKEIVESYQDATREIISTAVKNGIPVPCFSAALSYYDSYRTETLPANLLQAQRDYFGAHTYQRTDKEGIFHTNWME; from the coding sequence ATGATGAAATCACAGTTTGGTGTTATCGGCTTAGCCGTAATGGGCAAAAATCTTGCCATGAATATTGAAAGCAGAGGTTACTCTGTATCCGTTTTTAACCGGTCACGTGAAAAAACGGATGAGATGCTTAGGGAAGTGGAAGGAAGAAATTTTAAAGGTACATATACACTTGAAGAGTTTGTGGATTCCCTGGAAAAACCGCGCAAAATCATGCTTATGGTTAAAGCAGGCGGTCCGACAGATGCGACAATTGAGCAGTTAAAGCCCTTATTGGATAAAGGGGATATTCTGATTGATGGCGGAAATACCTTCTTTGTGGACACACAGCGCCGCAATAAGGAATTAAGCGAGCTGGGCATCCACTTCATCGGTACAGGCGTATCCGGCGGTGAAGAGGGCGCATTAAAAGGGCCTTCCATTATGCCTGGCGGCCAAAAAGAAGCCTACGAGCTGGTTGCCCCGATTTTTCAAGATATCGCGGCAAAGGTTAGTGGTGAAGCATGCACAACATACATCGGTCCGGATGGGGCAGGCCATTATGTGAAAATGGTCCACAACGGCATTGAATACGGTGATATGCAGCTGATTTCCGAATCTTATTTTCTTTTGAAAAATGTGCTTGGTTTGACTGCTGAAGAGCTTCATGAAGTATTTGCCGATTGGAATAAAGGTGAGCTTGACAGCTATCTAATTGAAATCACGGCTGATATCTTCACGAAAAAAGATGATGAAACCGGCAAGCCGCTGGTAGATGTCATCCTTGACACAGCTGGCCAAAAGGGAACCGGCAAATGGACAAGCCAAAGTGCGCTTGACCTCGGTGTACCGCTTCCAATCATTACTGAATCCGTTTTTGCCCGATTCATTTCTGCTATGAAAGAAGAGCGTGTCAACGCAAGCAAAGTTCTGCGGGGGCCAGCTGCATCGGAATTCACCGGCGATAAAAAAGCCTTTATCGAAAGTGTCCGCAAAGCCCTTTACATGAGCAAAATCTGCTCATACGCACAAGGCTTTGCTCAAATGAGAGCAGCATCCGAAGAATATGGATGGGATCTTAAATACGGCGATATTGCTATGATTTTCCGCGGCGGATGCATTATCCGTGCCCAATTCCTTCAAAAAATTAAGGAAGCATATGACCGTGAGCCTGGTTTAAAGAACCTGCTTCTTGATCCGTATTTCAAGGAAATCGTAGAAAGCTACCAGGATGCTACCCGTGAAATTATCAGTACGGCTGTGAAGAACGGCATCCCTGTACCATGCTTCTCTGCTGCGCTGTCCTATTATGACAGCTACCGCACTGAAACTTTGCCTGCAAACCTTCTTCAGGCACAGCGTGACTACTTTGGCGCACACACTTATCAGCGTACAGACAAAGAAGGCATTTTCCATACCAATTGGATGGAGTAA
- the prli42 gene encoding stressosome-associated protein Prli42 yields the protein MSNKKLAKVIVYLMIFAMLASTLIMGMSMFL from the coding sequence ATGTCAAATAAGAAATTGGCGAAAGTGATTGTATATTTAATGATATTTGCAATGCTCGCATCTACCCTCATTATGGGTATGTCGATGTTTTTATAA
- a CDS encoding DNA polymerase IV has translation MKQMYPKNGRVILHVDMNSFYASVEMAYDPTLKGKPLAIAGNPEERRGIIVTCSYEARSFGVKTTMPLWEAKKLCPQLIIMKPNFERYRAASMGMFDILHEYSTLVEPVSIDEGYVDITDSYEFGSPIEIAETIQKQIFQQLDLPCSIGVAPNKFLAKMASDMKKPMGITVLRKRDVPHILWPMQVEEMHGVGEKTGEKLRNLNIATIGELAKADEIILKAALGINGPRLKQKANGQDLRKVDPESASEFKSVGNSTTLPRDVSNQRELLQVFEKLAAQVSSRLKRKKVMAVSLGITIRYKDRKTITRSRKLKNPIQQDEEIFQMAKELFIKHWNGNAVRLLGITGTDLVEPEQAVKQLDLFSFEKDARKEPLFQTMDLLRKKYGTKIIDNAGALSEMKLTRPKIGTDTSFNKDFLHSRPGRGNKKEKDDIS, from the coding sequence ATGAAGCAAATGTATCCGAAAAACGGGAGAGTTATCCTCCATGTTGATATGAATAGTTTTTATGCTTCGGTTGAGATGGCTTATGATCCCACATTAAAGGGCAAGCCTTTAGCGATCGCAGGCAATCCGGAGGAGAGGCGCGGAATAATCGTGACTTGCAGCTATGAGGCAAGGAGCTTCGGGGTAAAAACCACCATGCCTCTATGGGAGGCTAAAAAGCTCTGTCCCCAGCTGATTATTATGAAACCAAATTTTGAGAGATATCGTGCAGCTTCTATGGGAATGTTTGATATATTGCACGAATATTCCACCCTTGTTGAACCTGTATCCATTGATGAAGGATATGTGGACATTACAGACAGCTATGAGTTTGGGAGCCCAATAGAAATTGCTGAGACGATACAGAAGCAGATTTTCCAGCAGCTTGATTTGCCCTGCAGCATCGGTGTTGCACCCAACAAATTTCTAGCCAAGATGGCTTCTGACATGAAAAAACCGATGGGGATTACAGTTCTCAGAAAAAGAGATGTACCCCATATTTTATGGCCGATGCAAGTGGAAGAAATGCACGGAGTCGGCGAGAAAACCGGGGAAAAGCTGAGAAATCTCAACATCGCCACAATCGGCGAATTGGCAAAAGCGGATGAAATTATATTAAAAGCAGCCCTGGGCATCAATGGCCCTAGACTCAAACAAAAAGCTAATGGCCAAGATCTTAGAAAAGTCGATCCGGAATCGGCATCTGAATTTAAAAGTGTGGGGAATTCGACTACACTCCCAAGGGATGTTTCAAATCAAAGAGAGCTGCTTCAGGTGTTTGAAAAATTGGCTGCACAGGTTTCTTCCAGACTGAAGAGGAAAAAGGTAATGGCGGTTTCTCTGGGGATTACCATTAGGTATAAGGACCGAAAAACGATTACCAGAAGCCGCAAACTGAAGAATCCGATTCAGCAGGATGAAGAAATTTTTCAAATGGCAAAAGAGCTTTTTATTAAACATTGGAATGGAAACGCAGTACGATTGCTTGGCATTACAGGAACAGACCTTGTCGAACCCGAACAGGCGGTTAAACAGCTGGATCTATTCAGTTTTGAAAAAGATGCCAGAAAGGAGCCGTTGTTTCAGACAATGGATCTTTTGCGCAAGAAATATGGGACTAAAATAATCGACAATGCAGGTGCACTTTCGGAAATGAAATTGACCCGCCCCAAAATTGGCACTGATACCAGCTTTAATAAAGACTTTTTGCATAGCAGGCCTGGAAGGGGCAATAAAAAAGAAAAAGATGATATTTCATGA